One Acidobacteriota bacterium genomic region harbors:
- a CDS encoding TlpA disulfide reductase family protein translates to MTFVQPGCEHCRQLLHNLDAVADRYLGAVQVVAIALGTRDTVNAFAKELSLRFPVAVDDQQAFSRHFGGTVVPLTLATSAEGRIVQVLIGEQSATTLEVLIDSDLSF, encoded by the coding sequence ATCACGTTCGTCCAGCCGGGCTGCGAGCATTGCCGACAGCTTCTCCACAATCTCGACGCGGTCGCGGACCGATACCTGGGCGCAGTGCAGGTGGTCGCGATTGCGCTGGGCACTCGGGACACGGTGAACGCATTTGCGAAGGAACTCTCGTTGCGGTTTCCGGTGGCGGTGGACGATCAGCAGGCGTTCAGCAGACACTTCGGCGGCACCGTCGTGCCGCTGACTCTGGCAACAAGTGCCGAGGGCCGAATCGTGCAGGTCCTGATCGGCGAACAATCCGCGACGACACTAGAAGTCTTGATTGATTCGGATCTGAGTTTTTGA
- a CDS encoding Fic family protein produces MTRHIHQLADWPKFRWDQKALAGPLADTRHRQGRLLGRMESLGFTLQKEAELATLTLDVLKSSEIEGEKLDAAQVRSSIARRLGIETAGTVAAERDVVGVVEMMLDATQNYATPLGDERLFAWHAALFPTARSGMRRIIVGAWRKDADGPMQMVSGPVGKEKVHYEAPAATLLDKEMSAFLVWANDSADKTDMVLRAALGHLWFVTIHPFDDGNGRIARAIADWALARSEHSPQRFYSMSAQIRHERNDYYDILEKTQKGTLDVTPWMEWFLGCLRRAFDGTEVTLGAVLRKARFWDRHARVPLNDRQRDIVNRLLDGFEGKLTTTKWAKLEKCSHDTALRDIQSLIDLGLLQRDAGGGRSTSYSLVDA; encoded by the coding sequence ATGACCCGTCACATCCATCAGCTGGCCGATTGGCCCAAGTTCCGCTGGGATCAAAAGGCGCTTGCCGGGCCTCTGGCCGATACCCGCCATCGGCAGGGCCGGCTCCTTGGCCGGATGGAGAGCCTTGGGTTCACGCTCCAGAAGGAAGCCGAGTTGGCAACGCTCACACTTGATGTTCTCAAGTCGAGTGAAATCGAGGGCGAGAAACTCGACGCGGCCCAGGTGCGCTCCTCAATCGCCCGGCGGCTCGGCATCGAGACCGCGGGCACTGTTGCCGCCGAGCGGGATGTTGTGGGCGTGGTCGAGATGATGCTCGACGCCACGCAGAACTACGCGACGCCGCTCGGCGATGAGCGCCTGTTCGCATGGCACGCGGCGCTGTTTCCGACTGCCCGAAGCGGGATGCGAAGAATCATCGTGGGCGCGTGGCGCAAAGATGCCGACGGCCCAATGCAGATGGTTTCGGGGCCCGTCGGCAAAGAGAAGGTGCACTACGAAGCACCGGCAGCAACGCTTCTCGACAAGGAGATGTCCGCGTTTCTCGTATGGGCGAATGACAGCGCGGACAAGACGGACATGGTGCTGCGCGCTGCGCTGGGGCATCTGTGGTTCGTGACCATTCACCCGTTCGATGACGGTAACGGACGGATTGCGCGTGCGATCGCCGACTGGGCGCTGGCGCGCTCGGAGCACAGCCCGCAGCGCTTCTACAGCATGTCGGCACAGATCCGCCACGAGCGGAACGACTACTACGACATCCTCGAGAAGACGCAGAAGGGCACGCTCGACGTGACGCCGTGGATGGAATGGTTCCTGGGGTGTCTCAGACGCGCGTTCGACGGAACGGAAGTGACGTTGGGTGCCGTTCTTCGCAAGGCGCGGTTCTGGGACAGGCACGCGCGGGTGCCGCTGAATGATCGGCAGCGCGACATCGTCAACCGTCTGCTCGATGGGTTCGAGGGGAAGCTGACAACAACCAAATGGGCGAAGCTCGAAAAGTGCTCGCATGACACCGCGCTCCGCGACATCCAGAGCCTCATCGACTTGGGCCTGCTGCAAAGAGATGCCGGCGGCGGCCGGAGCACGAGCTATTCGCT